A window of the Scophthalmus maximus strain ysfricsl-2021 chromosome 8, ASM2237912v1, whole genome shotgun sequence genome harbors these coding sequences:
- the soul5l gene encoding uncharacterized protein soul5l codes for MTFIPVLAVLALVVSAEGSVGPSTNNSFCTESKECLQYELVCKTDEYEVRHYSPTRWVSTDAEAYFMGVGAAMAFRRLFQYITGANDRGIQMEMTAPVLVKIPEETKMWEPAIYTLNFPLPAAYQDKAPAPTSDKLYFTDMPEMDVYVRSYGGWMLSVTSRLHTHLLTKELQRVRASYNHSFHYGVGYDSPLKLLNRHNEVWYVADGEPVCTDPREPTPAHTPRPTHTLTDSPTVAPSDPLPHTLSDSPSLPPSNVSSAYTTSNSSPPTPSDTPAAPTSSSAPPSPSSRLPTEVAVSHPPTTTAQIPLDPTANTSGPVAAGPSLEPQSDAALWNGTAHSTVDTQTDSHPVVEPDDVH; via the exons AT GACTTTCATCCCAGTCTTGGCAGTTCTGGCCCTGGTGGTTTCAGCTGAAGGAAGCGTTGG GCCGAGTACCAACAACAGCTTTTGCACAGAGTCCAAGGAATGTCTGCAGTATGAGCTAGTCTGCAAAACAGATGAGTATGAG gtgcgACACTACAGCCCAACACGCTGGGTGTCCACAGATGCCGAAGCCTATTTCATGGGAGTGGGCGCAGCCATGGCCTTCAGGAGACTTTTCCAGTACATCACCGGAGCTAACGACCGTG gcaTCCAGATGGAGATGACCGCCCCCGTCCTGGTCAAGATCCCAGAGGAGACCAAGATGTGGGAGCCGGCCATCTACACGCTGAACTTCCCGCTGCCGGCGGCCTATCAGGACAAAGCGCCTGCACCCACCAGTGACAAG CTTTATTTCACAGATATGCCGGAGATGGACGTGTACGTGAGGAGCTACGGCGGCTGGATGCTGTCGGTCACCTCCAGGCTTCACACCCACCTGCTGACCAAAGAACTGCAGAGAGTTCGAGCTTCCTACAACCACAGCTTCCACTACGGAGTCGGCTACGACAG tcccCTGAAGCTGTTGAACAGGCACAACGAGGTGTGGTACGTGGCCGACGGGGAGCCAGTGTGCACAGACCCAAGGGAGCCGACCCCTGCTCACACACCCAGGCCGACACACACTCTGACCGACTCACCCACGGTCGCCCCCTCCGACccgctcccacacacactctcggactcaccctccctccctccctccaacgTGTCCTCGGCGTACACGACGTCCAACTCGTCTCCGCCGACGCCGTCCGACACGCCCGCCGCCCCCACCTCGTCCAGCGCTCCCCCCAGCCCCTCGTCCCGCCTGCCCACCGAGGTCGCCGTCAGCCATCCTCCCACCACCACGGCCCAGATCCCGCTCGACCCGACGGCCAACACCTCCGGCCCTGTCGCCGCGGGCCCGTCTCTGGAGCCCCAGTCCGACGCCGCCCTGTGGAACGGCACGGCCCACAGCACCGTGGACACGCAGACTGACAGTCACCCCGTGGTCGAGCCCGACGACGTTCATTAA
- the LOC118312187 gene encoding ubinuclein-1-like isoform X2, translating into MAESRRVPLTTLRRDDEAPPVPKAPSRRCAPRADGGARPADADTVRLVVTLFEADERRFPEFSYSQLIAERDQINDSKDKVPQSTFEEEEEREDDEVAAIARKLEEKYGGKPKKKKDRIQDLIDIGYGYDDEDSFIDNSEAYDEFVPASITTKFGGFYVNSGVLQFRQTSDTETEDLTTQDPSKKRKLDGGRDKPKKKPCREAEETNGNMDSTSSALCGSGPNEEMKRKKKRKSVCTLSVTSMLKKFQREKEKERLKAEKANYRAAGITVVPRIPLCPADAAGGGGSGLTDPLLSLIGSTDDQALIQAASTMDFDIDLVSLLDASEETLSPKLVPQPATETQLLQPRTNDPTQLNVAPPPNTKTHFLPKTQPEQVALVSEGGSTSPRQCAPLPEGLTPGLEEGVRKLMVVVKSSEGESKLKFFTPEINSILLDIELQCRGQGVQLRSRLYTHLSSFLPCSRDTLLKRVKKLLLTHTEEPPDLEDPKQKLKEAIGKAMPEQVACYRANCQAYEQVKASKATEEETEGKQNVNVAPEDNVEERGVKRGGPKKSFKWNEEIRECLCHVLRPKMDRYEKERSGSQEVEEYLKTLLDSEGTDTGEQEIARPFHFIAGEEGQTG; encoded by the exons ATGGCGGAGTCCCGGAGAGTTCCGCTCACCACCCTGCGCCGCGACGACGAGGCACCGCCGGTCCCGAAGGCTCCGTCGAGACGCTGTGCTCCGCGGGCCGACGGTGGAGCTCGACCCGCCGACGCCGACACGGTCCGACTGGTCGTCACGTTGTTCGAGGCCGACGAGCGACGGTTCCCAGAGTTCAGCTACAGCCAGCTGATCGCCGAGCGCGACCAG ATCAACGACTCAAAGGATAAAGTTCCACAAAGCACatttgaagaggaagaggagagggaggatgacgAGGTCGCTGCCATTGCCAGGAAGTTGGAGGAAAAATAT GGAGGCAAAcccaagaaaaagaaggacCGCATTCAGGACCTGATCGATATCGGATACGGTTACGACGACGAGGATTCTTTCATCGACAACTCGGAGGCT TATGACGAATTTGTTCCCGCCTCCATCACAACAAAATTTGGTGGATTCTATGTGAATTCCGGCGTGCTGCAGTTCCGCCAGACTTCTGACACGGAGACTGAGGACCTCACAACACAAGATCCATCTAAA AAACGTAAACTCGATGGTGGACGGGATAAACCGAAGAAGAAGCCGTGCAGAGAAGCCGAAGAGACGAACGGCAATATGGACTCTACGTCGAG CGCTTTGTGTGGAAGTGGACCGaatgaggagatgaagaggaagaagaagaggaagagcgtGTGCACGCTGAGCGTCACGAGCATGCTGAAAAAGTTCCAacgagagaaggagaaggagcgaCTGAAAGCGGAGAAGGCGAATTACAGGGCGGCGGGGATCACGGTTGTACCCAGAATCCCTCTGTGCCCGGCGGATGCAGCCGGCGGCGGAGGCTCGGGCCTCACAGATCCTCTGCTCAGTTTGATCGGCTCGACCGATGACCAGGCTCTCATCCAGGCGGCCAGCACCATGGATTTTGATATCGATCTAGTCTCTTTGTTAGATGCCAGTGAAGAGACTTTATCGCCGAAACTGGTTCCTCAACCTGCCACGGAGACGCAGCTTCTCCAACCCAGAACAAACGATCCTACCCAGTTGAATGTTGCTCCACctccaaacacaaagacacattttctgCCAAAGACTCAACCAGAACAAGTTGCGCTCGTGTCAGAAGGCGGTTCCACCTCACCCCGTCAGTGCGCCCCGCTACCAGAGGGACTCACCCCCGGACTGGAAGAAGGCGTTAGAAAACTCATGGTG GTCGTCAAGAGCTCGGAGGGCGAGTCCAAACTCAAGTTCTTCACTCCAGAAATCAACTCGATCCTGCTCGA TATCGAGCTGCAGTGCCGGGGTCAGGGTGTCCAGTTGCGATCCAGGTTGTACACGCACCTGTCGTCTTTCCTGCCCTGCAGCAGAGATACGCTCCTGAAACGCGTCAAGaaactgctgctcacacacacg GAGGAACCACCCGATCTGGAGGATCCCAAACAGAAACTGAAGGAGGCCATCGGCAAAGCGATGCCCGAACAGGTCGCGTGTTACCGTGCAAACTGCCAAGCATATGAACAAGTCAAGGCTTCAAA GGCAAccgaggaggagacggagggcaAACAGAATGTGAATGTTGCCCCAGAGGACAacgtggaggagagaggtgtgAAGAGAGGAGGCCCCAAGAAGTCGTTCAAATGGAACGAGGAGATCAG GGAGTGCTTGTGTCACGTGCTAAGGCCAAAAATGGACCGTTACGAAAAGGAGAGGAGCGGGAgccaggaggtggaggagtacCTCAAGACGCTGCTGGACAGTGAG GGCACTGATACGGGAGAGCAGGAAATTGCTAGGCCTTTTCACTTCATTGCC GGTGAAGAAGGCCAGACCGGATAA
- the LOC118312192 gene encoding pyrin, which translates to MQVSHLLLETLEELVDDDFRTFKWYLATDVLDGCRPIPKSRLDKASRTETVTKMIASYCHEPAVKVTVEILKSMNFNDDAEKLKNRYAEGQTASASTSSASASSAAPATMSAHQGSVIIAPNINGSTTGSLNITINKS; encoded by the exons ATGCAGGTTTCTCACCTGCTCTTGGAGACTCTGGAAGAGCTGGTCGACGATGACTTCCGCACGTTCAAGTGGTACCTGGCGACGGACGTCTTGGATGGCTGCAGACCGATTCCGAAGTCCCGTCTGGATAAGGCGTCCCGGACGGAAACTGTAACTAAAATGATTGCCAGCTACTGCCACGAGCCGGCCGTGAAAGTCACAGTTGAGATCTTAAAGTCTATGAACTTTAACGATGATGCCGAGAAGTTAAAGAACAGATATGCAG AGGGACAAACagcctccgcctccacctcctccgcttcggcttcttctgctgctcctgccACAATGTCTGCTCACCAAGGAAGTGTGATCATCGCTCCGAACATCAACGGCAGCACGACTGGATCACTGAATATAACCATCAACAAATCctga
- the LOC118312187 gene encoding ubinuclein-1-like isoform X1 has product MAESRRVPLTTLRRDDEAPPVPKAPSRRCAPRADGGARPADADTVRLVVTLFEADERRFPEFSYSQLIAERDQINDSKDKVPQSTFEEEEEREDDEVAAIARKLEEKYGGKPKKKKDRIQDLIDIGYGYDDEDSFIDNSEAYDEFVPASITTKFGGFYVNSGVLQFRQTSDTETEDLTTQDPSKKRKLDGGRDKPKKKPCREAEETNGNMDSTSSALCGSGPNEEMKRKKKRKSVCTLSVTSMLKKFQREKEKERLKAEKANYRAAGITVVPRIPLCPADAAGGGGSGLTDPLLSLIGSTDDQALIQAASTMDFDIDLVSLLDASEETLSPKLVPQPATETQLLQPRTNDPTQLNVAPPPNTKTHFLPKTQPEQVALVSEGGSTSPRQCAPLPEGLTPGLEEGVRKLMVVVKSSEGESKLKFFTPEINSILLDIELQCRGQGVQLRSRLYTHLSSFLPCSRDTLLKRVKKLLLTHTEEPPDLEDPKQKLKEAIGKAMPEQVACYRANCQAYEQVKASKATEEETEGKQNVNVAPEDNVEERGVKRGGPKKSFKWNEEIRECLCHVLRPKMDRYEKERSGSQEVEEYLKTLLDSEVKPLWPKGWMQSRALIRESRKLLGLFTSLPVKKARPDKKQSSISLHSVSAVSDVPHQAPPLKGELLQETEGVFTEGPHISNSKSLDAVKTEAAPLEDMEVKKGGEVTANAPTPAESSKPPVGATSAPAHSLLDLLADQALARKRHRAVSPELLAAAIAKYKRSGQHWHFEVDTKSPPPAPQSSQVNSPVCQVVAPLPLQAGDFTRGLDASQVQILSDDSGTTIQ; this is encoded by the exons ATGGCGGAGTCCCGGAGAGTTCCGCTCACCACCCTGCGCCGCGACGACGAGGCACCGCCGGTCCCGAAGGCTCCGTCGAGACGCTGTGCTCCGCGGGCCGACGGTGGAGCTCGACCCGCCGACGCCGACACGGTCCGACTGGTCGTCACGTTGTTCGAGGCCGACGAGCGACGGTTCCCAGAGTTCAGCTACAGCCAGCTGATCGCCGAGCGCGACCAG ATCAACGACTCAAAGGATAAAGTTCCACAAAGCACatttgaagaggaagaggagagggaggatgacgAGGTCGCTGCCATTGCCAGGAAGTTGGAGGAAAAATAT GGAGGCAAAcccaagaaaaagaaggacCGCATTCAGGACCTGATCGATATCGGATACGGTTACGACGACGAGGATTCTTTCATCGACAACTCGGAGGCT TATGACGAATTTGTTCCCGCCTCCATCACAACAAAATTTGGTGGATTCTATGTGAATTCCGGCGTGCTGCAGTTCCGCCAGACTTCTGACACGGAGACTGAGGACCTCACAACACAAGATCCATCTAAA AAACGTAAACTCGATGGTGGACGGGATAAACCGAAGAAGAAGCCGTGCAGAGAAGCCGAAGAGACGAACGGCAATATGGACTCTACGTCGAG CGCTTTGTGTGGAAGTGGACCGaatgaggagatgaagaggaagaagaagaggaagagcgtGTGCACGCTGAGCGTCACGAGCATGCTGAAAAAGTTCCAacgagagaaggagaaggagcgaCTGAAAGCGGAGAAGGCGAATTACAGGGCGGCGGGGATCACGGTTGTACCCAGAATCCCTCTGTGCCCGGCGGATGCAGCCGGCGGCGGAGGCTCGGGCCTCACAGATCCTCTGCTCAGTTTGATCGGCTCGACCGATGACCAGGCTCTCATCCAGGCGGCCAGCACCATGGATTTTGATATCGATCTAGTCTCTTTGTTAGATGCCAGTGAAGAGACTTTATCGCCGAAACTGGTTCCTCAACCTGCCACGGAGACGCAGCTTCTCCAACCCAGAACAAACGATCCTACCCAGTTGAATGTTGCTCCACctccaaacacaaagacacattttctgCCAAAGACTCAACCAGAACAAGTTGCGCTCGTGTCAGAAGGCGGTTCCACCTCACCCCGTCAGTGCGCCCCGCTACCAGAGGGACTCACCCCCGGACTGGAAGAAGGCGTTAGAAAACTCATGGTG GTCGTCAAGAGCTCGGAGGGCGAGTCCAAACTCAAGTTCTTCACTCCAGAAATCAACTCGATCCTGCTCGA TATCGAGCTGCAGTGCCGGGGTCAGGGTGTCCAGTTGCGATCCAGGTTGTACACGCACCTGTCGTCTTTCCTGCCCTGCAGCAGAGATACGCTCCTGAAACGCGTCAAGaaactgctgctcacacacacg GAGGAACCACCCGATCTGGAGGATCCCAAACAGAAACTGAAGGAGGCCATCGGCAAAGCGATGCCCGAACAGGTCGCGTGTTACCGTGCAAACTGCCAAGCATATGAACAAGTCAAGGCTTCAAA GGCAAccgaggaggagacggagggcaAACAGAATGTGAATGTTGCCCCAGAGGACAacgtggaggagagaggtgtgAAGAGAGGAGGCCCCAAGAAGTCGTTCAAATGGAACGAGGAGATCAG GGAGTGCTTGTGTCACGTGCTAAGGCCAAAAATGGACCGTTACGAAAAGGAGAGGAGCGGGAgccaggaggtggaggagtacCTCAAGACGCTGCTGGACAGTGAGGTGAAACCGCTTTGGCCGAAGGGCTGGATGCAATCTAG GGCACTGATACGGGAGAGCAGGAAATTGCTAGGCCTTTTCACTTCATTGCC GGTGAAGAAGGCCAGACCGGATAAGAAACAGTCTTCTATCAGTCTCCACAGTGTCTCCGCAGTGTCCGATGTTCCCCACCAAGCTCCACCACTAAAAGGAGAACTCCTGCAAGAAACGGAGGGCGTGTTTACCGAAGGACCTCATATTTCCAATTCTAAGTCACTTGATGCTGTAAAGACAGAAGCCGCTCCCTTGGAAGATATGGAGGTTAAAAAGGGAGGCGAGGTGACGGCGAACGCGCCGACGCCCGCGGAGTCGAGCAAACCTCCGGTCGGCGCCACGTCCGCTCCGGCTCATTCCCTCCTGGATCTCCTCGCGGATCAAGCGTTGGCTCGGAAACGGCACCGCGCCGTTTCCCCGGAGCTCCTGGCTGCGGCCATCGCCAAATACAAACGTTCAGGTCAACACTGGCACTTTGAGGTGGATACCAAAAGTCCTCCACCGGCCCCTCAGTCCAGCCAAGTGAACTCCCCGGTGTGTCAGGTGGTCGCGCCCCTGCCGCTGCAGGCGGGAGACTTCACCAGGGGTCTGGACGCCAGCCAGGTGCAGATCCTCTCCGACGACTCTGGCACCACCATACAGTGA
- the LOC118312190 gene encoding protein GPR108 → MAAAPRGCVVAGYLLPLLLLLTGCTARIHKLTLRNETRFGVDLNTFGFYANGTLDVNLISLHLPSEQLVNYSIHPVGFSLSRSRVNGVLSYTTEETETCPLTDKVTESTSNDEPRILFLINIKTLSVTVKSTGDQDNLLTAKPKADEPKVQRKTRDTADALPDANADKPGEKSNEVTMSKSVDQKKEDQTEPKAPAEATNVEENVFNLGKTKQITLALDKIDGSYNFSFHMVVGPLAQGLYTLKFHYCQNRLPGFKQPYSFTVEVTEKNPGGYLSAAEIPLSRLYICMAGVFFAAAMVWVYTLMKHRYSVFKIHWLMAALAFTKSTSLVFHSINYHFINTEGHPIEGWAVMYYITHLLKGALLFITLALIGTGWAFVKYILSDKEKKIFMIVIPLQVLANVAFIIIESTEEGSSEYYLWKEILFLVDLICCGAILFPVVWSIRHLQEASSTDGKAAMNLEKLKLFRHYYVMIVCYIYFTRIIAILLKVTMPFQWQWCYEFLVEVSTLVFFVLTGYKFRPASDNPYLQLPLDEEDVEMDEVVTESGALEGISHVKKTSNGRERQRESTL, encoded by the exons ATGGCTGCGGCGCCGAGAGGCTGTGTCGTGGCCGGGtatctgctgccgctgctgctgctgctgactgggTGCACAGCGAGGATACACAAGCTCACCCTGCGG AATGAAACTCGATTTGGCGTCGACCTCAACACTTTTGGTTTCTACGCGAACGGGACTCTGGACGTCAACCTGATTTCTCTTCACCTCCCGAGTGAACAGCTGGTCAACTACAGCATCCACCCG GTTGGTTTCAGCCTCTCCAGGTCCCGTGTGAACGGAGTCTTGTCCTACACG acagaggagacagaaacatgCCCACTCACCGACAAAGTGACGGAGTCGACCAGTAATGACGAGCCTCGTATCCTTTTCCTCATCAACATCAAAACCCTCAG TGTCACTGTGAAGTCAACCGGTGACCAGGACAACCTCTTGACGGCAAAGCCAAAGGCCGATGAGCCTAAAG TTCAGAGGAAAACCAGGGACACTGCTGACGCTCTACCAGATGCAAATGCAGACAAGCCAGGCGAAAAGTCGAACGAGGTCACAATGTCAAAGTCTGTGGATCAGAAGAAAGAGGATCAGACGGAGCCAAAAGCCCCAGCCGAAGCTACAAACGTGgaggaaaatgtattcaat CTGGGGAAGACCAAGCAAATTACTTTAGCTTTGGACAAAATCGACGGCTCCTACAACTTCAGC TTCCACATGGTGGTCGGCCCGCTGGCGCAGGGTCTGTACACCCTCAAATTCCACTACTGTCAGAACAGGTTACCCGGGTTCAAACAGCCTTACTCGTTCACG GTGGAGGTGACGGAGAAGAATCCCGGCGGCTACCTGTCGGCAGCAGAAATCCCTCTGTCTCGTCTGTACATCTGCATGGCTGGAGTCTTCTTCGCCGCTGCCATGGTCTGGGTGTACACACTCATGAAGCACAG GTACAGCGTGTTTAAGATCCACTGGCTGATGGCAGCGCTGGCCTTCACCAAGTCCACGTCGTTGGTTTTCCACAGC ATCAATTATCACTTCATCAACACAGAGGGGCATCCCATCGAAGGCTGGGCTGTCATGTACTATATCACACATCT GCTCAAAGGggctctcctcttcatcacactGGCACTGATCGGCACCGGCTGGGCTTTCGTCAAATACATCCTGTCcgacaaggagaagaagatctTCATGATCGTCATCCCCCTGCAG GTTCTGGCCAACGTTGCCTTCATCATCATCGAGTCAACAGAAGAAGGCTCCAGTGAATACTACCTGTGGAAGGAGATCCTCTTCCTGGTCGACCTCATCTGCTGCGGAGCCATTCTGTTCCCTGTCgtctg GTCGATCCGTCATCTCCAGGAGGCGTCCAGCACCGACGGAAAAG CTGCCATGAATCTGGAGAAGCTCAAGCTCTTCCGGCATTATTACGTGATG ATCGTGTGTTACATCTACTTCACGAGGATCATCGCCATTCTGCTCAAGGTCACGATGCCTTTCCAGTGGCAGTGGTGCTACGAG TTTCTGGTGGAGGTGTCCACGCTGGTCTTCTTCGTGTTGACGGGCTACAAGTTCCGACCGGCCTCCGACAACCCCTACCTCCAGCTTCCCCTGGACGAGGAGGATGTGGAGATGGATGAAGT AGTGACCGAGTCCGGCGCCCTGGAGGGTATTTCCCACGTCAAGAAGACGTCCAACGGACGCGAGCGCCAGAGGGAGTCCACCTTGTGA
- the LOC118312191 gene encoding uncharacterized protein LOC118312191, protein MIVSGRPITLLLIRLWGSVTSLSTCTPAPPLSSQISPPSPSPSNLPPSLTVPPSRPALVAASTTTGESAERARCPMRMSPSAVVVRFDDPVTANCSVPEKGFSLLGWSVSLAAPEATMDRFLVWRVDRMTDWSIEPMCYVLSDQGGQCHMHLPVIVYKPPDHVAISLQSHAGPMFEGHPYTLQCEVRDVAPVRRLTVTFYKGQTSLCQLRSDDAERTPVNKSFAVDIIPAKEDDGVQYWCEAKLDLGPEGPRPPPAATSQKLNATVLFGPHLICPTKLQVREGESLACEVRGNPRPSVTWFRDGQVVALPANSSRRHAGKYTVWTKGHLGQKNFTVEVEVLADSGTANSCNGYFLLAVLLIQTTRWL, encoded by the exons ATGATCGTCTCTGGTCGGCCAATCACGCTTCTCCTGATTCGCCTGTGGGGCTCAG TTACCTCCCTTTCCACCTGCACACCTGCTCCGCCGCTGTCGTCGCAAATCTCACCCCCCTCGCCCTCCCCATCCaatctccccccttctctcaccGTCCCGCCCTCGCGCCCTGCCCTCGTCGCCGCCAGCACCACCACCGGTGAGTCGGCAGAACGAGCCCGCTGCCCCATGAGGATGTCGCCCTCCGCCGTGGTCGTCAG GTTTGACGATCCAGTCACAGCCAACTGCTCTGTGCCGGAGAAGGGCTTTTCTCTGCTCGGGTGGTCGGTCTCGCTG GCGGCTCCTGAGGCGACGATGGATCGTTTCCTGGTGTGGCGTGTGGACAGGATGACTGACTGGAGCATCGAGCCCATGTGCTACGTGCTGTCTGATCAGGGAGGACAGTGCCACATGCACCTCCCTGTAATCGTCTACA AGCCTCCAGACCACGTGGCCATCAGCCTCCAGAGCCACGCGGGGCCCATGTTCGAGGGTCATCCCTACACTCTGCAGTGTGAAGTGCGGGACGTGGCCCCTGTGCGACGCCTCACCGTGACCTTCTACAAAGGGCAAACGTCGCTGTGTCAGCTGCGGTCCGACGACGCAGAGAGGACACCAGTGAACAAGAGCTTCGCGGTGGACATTATCCCCGCTAAGGAGGACGACGGAGTCCAGTACTGGTGTGAGGCCAAGCTGGACCTGGGACCTGAAGGGCCGCGGCCCCCTCCGGCGGCGACGTCCCAAAAACTCAACGCCACGGTCCTCT tCGGCCCACACCTCATTTGTCCGACAAAGCtgcaggtgagggagggagagagtctgGCCTGTGAGGTGAGAGGGAACCCCCGGCCGTCGGTCACCTGGTTCAGAGACGGGCAGGTGGTCGCCCTGCCCGCTAACTCCAGCAGaaggcatgctgggaaataCACGGTCTGGACAAAAGGACACCTCGGACAGAAAAACTTcacggtggaggtggaggtcctTGCAGACAGCG GAACTGCAAACAGCTGTAATGGATATTTCCTTTTGGCCGTTCTCTTGATTCAGACGACTCggtggctgtaa